The following are from one region of the Capsicum annuum cultivar UCD-10X-F1 chromosome 1, UCD10Xv1.1, whole genome shotgun sequence genome:
- the LOC107874274 gene encoding putative pentatricopeptide repeat-containing protein At1g10330, giving the protein MPKPKKPEHMLQLLQQFIKHAKQIKQIHSLLITSGPLLLTSQWINTLLYNTLIRAYLNIAQSQTTLILFTHMLIHQAQPNSHTFPSLCKAASSFPPHMASYIGKNLHCQVLRRGVLGDPYVCTSFIGLYAHAGELWSACKVFNEIPEPCVVSYNAMLDACGKNGDMGLGFLMFSRMPSRDVYSWSSMIHGYMKNGCSEVAVKFFERMMVHKDVKLGLLKPNEATFVSLLSSCTFLDVGVALYLGRQVHAYMIKNEELSVFMKTALIAFYGKMGCLVYASKIFDAMVTKQVCAWNAMISSLALNGKEKQALTMYEKMLAKGLQPNEITFVAVLSACARAKLVDFCFKLFESMSSEFGLVAKMEHYGCMVDLLGRAGLLQEAYDFIKRMPFEADATVLGAMMGACRLYGAIELGNEVAQLLLKSQPNHSGRYVQLSSIYAGAERWDHAAALRKAMLDAGIHKVPAHSFI; this is encoded by the coding sequence ATGCCAAAGCCAAAAAAACCAGAACATATGCTTCAACTTCTgcagcaatttatcaaacacgcaaaacaaatcaaacaaatacaTTCACTTCTCATAACTAGTGGCCCTCTCCTCCTTACTTCTCAATGGATCAACACACTTCTTTACAACACTCTCATCAGGGCTTATCTCAACATTGCTCAGTCTCAAACAACTCTTATCCTTTTCACCCACATGCTCATCCATCAAGCTCAGCCAAACAGCCATACTTTCCCTTCCCTCTGCAAAGCAGCCTCGTCTTTCCCGCCCCATATGGCTTCATATATAGGCAAGAATCTTCACTGTCAAGTCTTGAGAAGAGGGGTCTTGGGCGACCCGTATGTGTGTACATCTTTTATTGGGCTGTACGCGCACGCTGGTGAACTCTGGAGTGCATGCAAAGTTTTTAATGAAATTCCTGAACCGTGTGTTGTCTCGTATAATGCGATGCTTGATGCTTGTGGGAAAAATGGAGATATGGGTTTGGGTTTTCTGATGTTTTCTCGCATGCCTTCTAGAGATGTTTATTCGTGGAGTAGTATGATTCATGGGTATATGAAGAACGGGTGCTCTGAGGTTGCTGTTAAGTTTTTCGAGAGAATGATGGTACACAAGGATGTGAAGCTTGGTTTATTGAAGCCAAATGAGGCAACTTTTGTTAGTCTTCTTTCTTCTTGCACATTTCTCGATGTTGGTGTGGCGTTATATCTAGGGAGGCAAGTACATGCTTACATGATAAAGAATGAGGAGTTGAGTGTCTTCATGAAGACAGCATTGATTGCATTTTATGGGAAGATGGGTTGTTTGGTATATGCTTCAAAGATATTTGATGCAATGGTTACCAAGCAAGTTTGTGCTTGGAATGCTATGATTTCTTCCCTAGCTTTGAATGGTAAAGAGAAGCAGGCATTAACGATGTACGAGAAGATGCTTGCAAAGGGGCTGCAACCAAATGAGATTACCTTCGTGGCAGTTCTATCAGCTTGTGCACGTGCCAAGCTTGTCGATTTCTGTTTCAAATTGTTTGAATCAATGTCAAGTGAATTCGGACTTGTAGCTAAGATGGAACATTACGGTTGTATGGTCGATCTCTTAGGGAGAGCTGGGCTACTGCAGGAAGCATATGATTTTATAAAGAGGATGCCTTTTGAAGCTGATGCCACTGTCTTGGGTGCTATGATGGGTGCTTGTAGACTTTATGGAGCTATTGAGTTGGGAAATGAAGTAGCACAACTATTGCTTAAGTCGCAACCGAATCATTCTGGGCGATATGTGCAACTCTCAAGCATTTATGCTGGTGCAGAGAGGTGGGATCATGCTGCTGCCTTGAGAAAAGCAATGTTAGATGCTGGAATTCACAAGGTTCCAGCCCACAGTTTTATTTAA